One Candidatus Binatus sp. genomic region harbors:
- a CDS encoding acyl-CoA dehydrogenase family protein: MQSVAELESSPEIQDLRSRVSAFLTEFIYPNEKILEHGGEQASRTLKSIQSEAKRRNLWALGLPKEIGGGGLGFMPYVLVNEIVGRSEYAIAGLGTHSAQDATMFHLYGNAEQKKRWLEPLVNGDVYPSFSMTEPEVSGADPTGLRTRAVQDGDEWVINGHKWFTSGANVAAFSTVMCVTDPDAPTYERFSMIVVPTDTRGYEIVRIVPVMGETSGGHCEIKYNDVRVPLTNLLGPRGQAFRIAQKRLGPGRIYHCMRWLGQAQRAFELMIERAINRKAFGSTLADKQTIQNWIADSAAEIQAARQLTLSAAAKIDAGDEARVEISLIKFFGAKVLHDVIDRAIQVHGAMGVSEDTPLARMYRHARFARIYDGPDEVHRMVVSRRIVSEFKKGRKWDFGRAVTPNGRGD, from the coding sequence ATGCAAAGTGTTGCCGAACTCGAATCGAGCCCCGAAATTCAGGATTTGCGAAGCCGCGTTTCCGCCTTCCTGACTGAGTTCATCTATCCGAACGAAAAAATTCTCGAGCACGGCGGCGAGCAAGCCTCGCGCACGCTCAAATCAATTCAGTCCGAGGCGAAGCGGCGCAACCTATGGGCGCTCGGATTGCCCAAGGAGATCGGTGGCGGCGGCCTCGGCTTCATGCCCTACGTTCTCGTCAATGAAATCGTCGGACGCAGCGAGTATGCGATCGCGGGCCTCGGCACGCATTCCGCGCAGGACGCTACGATGTTTCATCTCTACGGCAACGCCGAGCAGAAAAAACGCTGGCTCGAGCCGCTGGTCAACGGCGACGTCTATCCGAGCTTCTCGATGACCGAGCCGGAAGTCAGCGGCGCCGATCCGACCGGACTGCGCACGCGCGCGGTTCAAGACGGCGACGAATGGGTGATCAACGGCCACAAATGGTTCACCAGCGGCGCGAACGTCGCGGCGTTTTCGACCGTGATGTGCGTCACCGATCCCGACGCGCCGACCTACGAACGTTTCAGCATGATCGTGGTCCCGACTGACACCAGAGGCTACGAAATTGTGCGTATCGTGCCGGTGATGGGCGAGACGTCGGGCGGGCATTGCGAAATCAAGTACAACGACGTGCGGGTGCCGCTAACCAACCTGCTCGGACCGCGCGGGCAAGCGTTCAGGATCGCGCAAAAACGCCTCGGGCCGGGGCGCATCTATCATTGCATGCGATGGCTGGGGCAGGCGCAGCGCGCGTTCGAGCTGATGATCGAGCGCGCGATTAATCGCAAGGCGTTTGGCAGTACGCTCGCCGACAAGCAGACGATCCAGAACTGGATCGCCGACTCGGCTGCCGAGATCCAGGCCGCGCGCCAGCTCACGCTCAGCGCCGCCGCCAAAATCGACGCTGGCGACGAAGCGCGCGTCGAGATCTCGCTAATCAAATTCTTCGGCGCCAAGGTCCTGCATGACGTGATCGATCGCGCGATCCAGGTGCACGGCGCGATGGGCGTCTCCGAGGACACGCCGCTTGCGCGGATGTATCGCCACGCGCGATTCGCGCGCATCTACGACGGACCCGACGAAGTGCATCGGATGGTGGTGTCGCGGCGAATCGTGAGCGAGTTCAAGAAGGGCCGCAAATGGGATTTCGGCCGCGCCGTCACGCCCAATGGACGTGGCGACTGA
- a CDS encoding glutathione S-transferase N-terminal domain-containing protein: MIDLDTWTTPNGRKISVMLEECGLEYSVHPVNIRDGEQFKPEFVAICPNSKIPAIVDNDGGVSIFESGAILVHLAEKTGKLLPSKNPARAKVLEWLFFQMANIGPMLGQANHFINAAPEKLPYAIDRYTTECARLLKVMDDQLARTEYIAGDYSIADVALYPWVAVGFSPIKAAKADVVGEGGNVARWIAAIGERPAVTKGMAVPQV; encoded by the coding sequence ATGATCGATCTCGACACCTGGACGACGCCTAACGGCCGCAAAATTTCCGTGATGCTCGAAGAGTGCGGACTCGAATATTCGGTGCATCCGGTGAATATCCGCGACGGTGAGCAATTCAAGCCGGAGTTCGTCGCGATCTGCCCCAACAGCAAGATTCCCGCGATCGTGGACAATGACGGCGGCGTCTCGATTTTCGAGTCGGGTGCAATCCTGGTTCATCTCGCGGAGAAAACCGGCAAGCTGCTGCCGTCAAAAAATCCCGCGCGCGCGAAAGTGCTCGAATGGCTCTTCTTTCAGATGGCGAACATCGGCCCGATGCTCGGGCAGGCGAATCATTTCATCAACGCGGCGCCCGAAAAACTTCCCTACGCGATCGACCGCTACACGACTGAATGCGCGCGGCTGCTCAAAGTGATGGACGATCAGCTCGCGCGCACGGAATACATCGCGGGCGACTACTCAATCGCGGATGTCGCGCTCTATCCGTGGGTGGCCGTGGGATTTTCTCCAATCAAGGCGGCGAAGGCCGATGTGGTCGGTGAGGGCGGCAACGTCGCGCGATGGATCGCTGCGATCGGCGAGCGTCCCGCCGTGACAAAGGGTATGGCGGTGCCGCAGGTCTGA
- a CDS encoding CaiB/BaiF CoA-transferase family protein, protein MRYSALNDLRVIDLTHFIAGPYATKLLADMGADVIKVEPPWGEGGRKLGPNRNGDAHDELSDRGGLFAFLNLNKRAITLNLKHDRGRELLARLLGGADLLVENFAPGTLASFGLAPEELIAKFPKLSVISISNFGQDGPERGGALNDLVLFARGGWTFPVGERDRAPLTPPGSLAQYVGAVYGAIGALQAIAARDAGLGRGQHVDISLLEATVATMIYETVSFQYSGIVRGREGKRFAVGPFMIVTLKCKDGYAGLHCVTDKQFEGLCDLMGRSELLADSRFRTALDRYTNNDALLKIVEEFFIDRDRKWLYGEGRRRAIPLVPIPSVAEVMDWEQTRARNYFETIDDPVLGKIRVPGTPLRLTSHRAENSRPAPRLGEHNQEILAANLGLSRAEIDALKQSGTI, encoded by the coding sequence ATGCGATACAGCGCACTCAACGACCTCCGCGTAATCGATCTGACGCATTTCATCGCGGGCCCTTACGCGACCAAACTGCTCGCCGACATGGGCGCCGACGTGATCAAGGTCGAGCCGCCGTGGGGCGAAGGCGGGCGCAAACTCGGACCAAATCGGAATGGCGATGCGCACGACGAGTTATCCGATCGCGGCGGACTGTTCGCGTTTCTGAATCTCAACAAACGCGCGATCACGCTGAATCTCAAACACGATCGCGGCCGCGAGTTGCTCGCGCGCCTTCTCGGCGGCGCCGATCTGCTGGTCGAGAACTTCGCGCCGGGCACGCTCGCCTCGTTCGGACTAGCGCCCGAAGAACTGATCGCGAAATTTCCGAAGCTCTCGGTGATCTCGATTTCCAATTTCGGGCAGGACGGGCCTGAGCGCGGCGGCGCGTTGAATGACCTGGTGCTGTTCGCGCGCGGCGGATGGACTTTTCCGGTCGGCGAGCGCGACCGCGCGCCGCTGACGCCGCCCGGCTCGCTGGCGCAATACGTCGGTGCGGTTTACGGGGCGATCGGCGCGTTGCAGGCAATCGCGGCGCGCGACGCCGGCCTCGGTCGCGGCCAGCACGTCGATATCTCGCTGCTGGAGGCGACCGTCGCGACCATGATCTACGAAACCGTCTCGTTCCAGTATTCGGGAATCGTGCGCGGCCGCGAGGGTAAACGATTTGCGGTCGGGCCGTTCATGATCGTGACGCTCAAATGCAAGGACGGTTACGCCGGGCTGCATTGCGTGACCGACAAGCAGTTCGAGGGGCTTTGCGATCTGATGGGACGTTCCGAACTGCTCGCCGATTCGCGCTTTCGCACCGCGCTGGATCGCTACACCAACAACGATGCGCTGCTGAAGATCGTCGAGGAGTTTTTTATCGATCGCGATCGCAAGTGGCTCTATGGCGAGGGACGGCGGCGCGCGATTCCGCTGGTGCCGATTCCGAGCGTCGCCGAGGTGATGGATTGGGAACAGACCAGGGCGCGCAACTATTTCGAGACGATCGATGATCCGGTGCTCGGAAAAATCCGCGTGCCGGGAACGCCGCTCCGCCTGACGTCGCATCGCGCGGAGAACTCGCGGCCGGCGCCGCGGCTCGGCGAACACAACCAGGAAATCCTCGCGGCGAATCTCGGACTGAGTCGCGCCGAAATCGACGCGCTCAAACAATCGGGCACGATATGA
- a CDS encoding CaiB/BaiF CoA-transferase family protein — protein MKTIFDGKLRVLDLAMGWAGPLVGQMFAEMGAEVIKVEDTQHFDWWRGSLSIAAPEMQPIERSSPFNTANRGKRGITLDLASPRGIEVLQRLIKVSDVLIENYSPRVMEKLGLPYSAVAAINPRMIMISMPSFGSDGPECETRGYGNTVEAMAGVTGLMGYHDSEQRYTLSNALGDPVGGLHGTFALLAALHERQRTGRGQWVELAQVEALIPFVTRAMLEYQFTGEAPKPRGNRHPEHAPHGIYRAAGEEAWIAIACESDAQWKNLAIALSLGHLANDPRFADARSRKANEDALDAELSRAIAEADADECVARLRNAGALAAPVNSAPAVMSDPQLQSREYFVAIDRAVVGTHLYPGAVANLPETPLRDDAPAPLLGEHNRAVFSEVLAMSDAEIAELEEAGIIGSAPRQYRAAS, from the coding sequence ATGAAAACGATCTTTGACGGCAAGCTTAGAGTTCTCGACCTCGCGATGGGATGGGCCGGTCCGCTCGTCGGCCAGATGTTCGCCGAGATGGGCGCGGAAGTGATCAAGGTCGAGGACACGCAGCATTTCGACTGGTGGCGCGGCTCGCTCTCGATAGCGGCGCCGGAGATGCAGCCGATCGAGCGTTCATCGCCCTTCAACACAGCCAATCGCGGCAAGCGCGGAATCACGCTCGATCTCGCGAGTCCGCGCGGAATCGAAGTCCTGCAGCGGCTGATAAAAGTTTCGGACGTGCTGATCGAAAACTACAGTCCGCGCGTGATGGAGAAGCTCGGACTGCCGTACTCCGCGGTCGCCGCGATCAATCCGCGGATGATCATGATCTCGATGCCGTCGTTCGGCAGCGACGGCCCCGAATGCGAGACGCGCGGCTACGGCAATACGGTCGAGGCGATGGCTGGCGTCACCGGCCTGATGGGTTATCACGACTCCGAGCAGCGCTACACGCTGAGCAATGCGCTTGGCGATCCCGTCGGCGGATTGCACGGAACTTTCGCGTTGCTCGCGGCGCTGCATGAGCGCCAGCGCACTGGCCGCGGGCAGTGGGTCGAGCTCGCGCAGGTTGAAGCGCTGATTCCGTTCGTGACGCGCGCGATGCTCGAGTACCAGTTCACGGGCGAGGCGCCGAAGCCGCGCGGCAATCGGCATCCTGAGCACGCGCCGCATGGAATCTATCGCGCGGCTGGCGAGGAAGCGTGGATCGCGATTGCCTGCGAGAGCGATGCGCAGTGGAAAAATCTCGCGATCGCGCTGTCACTCGGTCATCTGGCGAATGACCCTCGCTTTGCCGACGCGCGAAGCCGCAAAGCCAACGAAGATGCGCTCGATGCGGAACTGTCGCGCGCGATTGCCGAAGCGGACGCTGACGAATGCGTCGCGCGGCTGCGCAATGCGGGCGCGCTCGCGGCGCCGGTTAATTCAGCGCCCGCCGTGATGAGCGATCCGCAGTTGCAGAGCCGCGAGTATTTCGTCGCGATCGATCGCGCCGTCGTGGGAACGCATCTGTATCCGGGTGCAGTTGCGAATCTGCCCGAGACTCCGCTCCGCGATGACGCTCCTGCGCCGCTGCTCGGCGAGCACAATCGCGCCGTATTCAGCGAGGTGCTCGCGATGAGCGATGCTGAAATCGCGGAGCTCGAGGAAGCCGGCATCATCGGCTCTGCGCCGCGGCAATATCGCGCCGCGTCGTGA